The following are encoded in a window of Panicum virgatum strain AP13 chromosome 5N, P.virgatum_v5, whole genome shotgun sequence genomic DNA:
- the LOC120674117 gene encoding probable protein phosphatase 2C 2 gives MGAGAEVMHQVVPLLEAPFHRCVVKSVEVVEEVVAVAPMPVQVAAPASPKAVVQELKRFSNAGDSVSVEPLQFVPSIRSGSFADIGPRRYMEDEHIRIDDLSAHLAPVLMFSELSAFYGVFDGHGGSDAAAYMKKHAMKLFFEDAEFPQASQEDKMFAESVEDSVRKAFLRADLALADDSLINRSSGTTALTALILGRQLLVANAGDCRAVLCRKGVAVEMSKDHRPTYDAERQRVIESGGYIEDGYLNGVLSVTRALCDWDMKLPQGSASPLIAEPEIRWTTLTEDDEFLIIGCDGIWDVMTSQHAVSTVRKGLRRHDDPERCARELAMEAKRLETFDNLTVIVVCFVSELSGGPASLEPTSNSRLRCCKSLSPEALSKLRRWLDSDH, from the exons ATGGGAGCCGGAGCCGAGGTCATGCATCAGGTCGTGCCGCTGCTGGAGGCACCGTTCCACCGGTGCGTCGTCAAGAGCGTCGAGGTCGTCGAGGAGGTGGTCGCGGTGGCACCCATGCCGGtgcaggtggcggcgccggcgtcgccgaAGGCGGTCGTGCAG GAGTTGAAAAGATTTTCTAATGCTGGGGATAGTGTATCTGTGGAACCCCTGCAGTTTGTCCCAAGCATTCGATCTGGTAGCTTCGCTGATATTGGACCTAGGCGGTACATGGAAGATGAACATATTCGAATTGATGATCTTTCTGCTCATCTTGCTCCAGTGCTTATGTTCTCTGAACTTAGTGCCTTCTATGGA GTCTTTGACGGGCATGGTGGTTCAGATGCAGCTGCCTACATGAAGAAGCATGCAATGAAATTGTTCTTTGAGGATGCTGAATTCCCACAAGCCTCACAGGAAGATAAAATGTTCGCTGAATCTGTTGAGGATTCAGTCCGCAAGGCTTTCTTGCGGGCTGACCTTGCTCTGGCTGATGATTCACTCATCAACCGTTCTTCTGGAACCACAGCACTGACAGCATTGATCCTGGGAAG GCAacttttggttgcaaatgccGGGGATTGCCGTGCAGTCCTTTGTAGGAAAGGCGTAGCAGTGGAGATGTCAAAGGATCACAGGCCAACATATGATGCAGAGCGTCAAAGGGTTATTGAGTCTGGTGGATATATTGAAGATGGCTACCTCAATGGAGTTCTCTCCGTGACCCGGGCTCTTTGTGACTGGGACATGAAACTGCCCCAAGGCTCGGCATCACCCCTCATTGCCGAGCCAGAGATCCGCTGGACCACCCTCACTGAGGATGATGAGTTCCTGATCATCGGGTGCGATGGGATATGGGACGTGATGACCAGCCAACACGCGGTGAGCACGGTCCGCAAGGGGCTGCGGCGGCATGACGACCCTGAGCGGTGCGCTCGGGAGCTCGCCATGGAGGCGAAGAGGCTCGAGACCTTTGACAACCTCACGGTGATCGTGGTCTGCTTCGTGTCGGAGCTCAGCGGGGGGCCGGCGTCCCTAGAGCCGACATCCAATAGTAGGCTAAGGTGCTGCAAGAGCTTGTCTCCAGAGGCACTCTCCAAGCTGAGGCGATGGCTGGACTCCGACCACTAG